Part of the Cydia pomonella isolate Wapato2018A chromosome 8, ilCydPomo1, whole genome shotgun sequence genome is shown below.
TGACTCGGACttgtgtagtttttttattctatCTTGAAGTATAGATGTTAAAGGAAAATTGCTGTTACTGATTGCACACAGCAGGTGAAAGGggatttcattttcattcataGTACCTTTACTAAAGGGTTATAAACACATACTCTCATTGTTTTTTCTACCATAGAAAAAACAATGAGAGTATGTGTCTGGTCTAAGTAGTCTTAAGTTACGTTGTAAGTATTGTATTGTGATAATGTTTGCAAATAGAAATACATTTGTAGCTGGTCATGCCAAGGCCAGAGTTAAAACCGACCCACATAAGTGACCTGtcattttcaatccaccctTAACCAGACTAGGCCAATTAAGTTTTGACTCTTTGTCAACTTATCAGAGTTAAATTTAAGCTAGCAAATTTTTAaacccattttatttatttatttacatttggaacagagttttatttcttttgttacatttcattttaaaacaaaataaactcaACCTTGTTCCCTACActattgatttcaaattcaaatagcaatttttttgtatggtgggCCGCAGGTGGTCATTATGATGCATTTTGTTGTTTGCCACTATTAGCAGTAACTTTTTGGTGCCAATCTGGATAGGTTGGCACTAACCAATAAACTGTTGCTTGTCTCAGAAGAACTCATtgctcattttatttaattttctcacCTTAAACTTAGGATATTCATTCATATAAATTGTGACCATTCCAACATAAGGCAGGAATCCTCTGGCGCGGCCCACTACATCCTTTTTCGTAAGCCATAGCTGGCCCTGGGCATACAGGCCTCGGTCATCTACACTATTGTTATCTCCTTTGGTTAAAAATTTAACAGTGCCGTTACTCctggaacaataaaaatattttttactactgAATTATAGTTCAACTTCTCTAAAAtgttgtttgtttaattttaattttaataactgGTTTTTCCTGTTTGCTTATAGAGCTAGAACGTAAAATTACATGTGTATGTTGTGTATAAGGTAAAAGCaacattttgtgtaaaaacatCAGTTTTACTAATCGTAGGTTATTAAATTGACATCAAAATTTACATAGCTAATTGAATAATGAATTAAACAAAGCTtgcaaaatgtttaaaatttacttacttttCATGTAGTTTTAGTACTCTATGAACAATAGGAATGTCGCGGCCCTCAACCTTAAATACGACGATTTCTCCAACACGAACCGGCTCCTCGGGGTAGTTGGTAAGGAATAAGAGATCGCCTCTGTGGAAAGCGGGCTCCATACTGCCCGATAAAACCACTACGATCGGACTTTCGCTTCCCGTGACCACCATCAAACCTTTCCATATCATAAGCGCGGAAGACACTATCATACCAAAGCTCAACACTTGGTAGATAAACTGAAAATCAATGAAAATTCATATTAATAACAGCCAACGCGCCGCTCACGTCATCTCGCagaattaataaatgaaaacatACCTGTCGCTTATTCATGCGTTTCACATCGTCAAATAAACTGTCCAACatggttatttattattaaaattagggGTTGTATCTTGAAATATATTAGAAAGATGGTTATTCGGAATTACTTGCTAACTATGCTATACCTTTCTCGTCGACAGAAACAACCACGTCAGAATTGTCAAAAACCACAGATAAGAAGCAACGACTCATTGACACGTTTTTAGTAAACcgaatttgatttttttaaatgtgtctTGAACATACTTTAGGGCCCTCACACAAATGTATTCAGCAGCgatatcatggtcgcatttttatcacctgtcatgccatgcgtcactttcgcacttatatacttgttagaacgtgacagacatagtgacaagtgataaagagccaaccatatTAGCCATACAGGAAGGCTAAGGACAAGCCACAGAGCTCCAGACCAAATCCACTGACATGACCACAGCGAGTTCAATCGTCTGTTACGGGCTGTGACTTTTtgttttgacacttttgacattCTTAAATTCATTGCTTTGCTTATGTATTTGccgatacatttatttaactgatTTCTATTTCCTTcaacgtatttatattttgaagCTATCTTCAAGTTATCTGGAAGCATATCGTAAGTTCTtccaaaatatagtacattttatattaacttAATTTCAATCAGAAATCAAGAAAAACTTGGCGGCCGATTGATTTCAATTCACCGGTTTATtgaaatttacatttatttccaACAGAGAAATGGCTGGTGGCGAGAACCAAACATCGGAATACCTCCAAAGAAGATGGCTCAATATACGAAAATTATTAGAGAGATCTGGTCCATTTTGCCACCCTGATTTTGAACCTTCTGCTGAAATATTAGATTTCATTATGAATTCCTGCAAAATCTTAGTAATAGGAGCTGGTGGTCTTGGCTGCGAATTGCTAAAGGACCTAGCCCTGATgggctttaaaaaaatccatattATAGATATGGATACAATAGAGTTGTCTAATTTGAACAGACAGTTTCTGTTTAGGAAGAATGATATTGGATTATCAAAGGCTAAATGTGCTGTTGAATTTGTTAATAATCGGTAAGTTATTTATCCATACATGACCAAACTGTctgctaataaaataacaacttttAACTTGGTACTTGCACCTTTCAATAAAACAACATTGCTCACATGGGGAGCATTTTGCTGCCCAATTTTTTCCTAGCCGCTAACTCCCAATTTGGTGTTTCCTCTTTTGAGttaagtttgtaatttttttatgagataaaataaatcaaaaacttatatttagctaagttttaattttatttgctaGTGCTTGAAAAAGGAGATCTCTCAGCTCACTGATACATGTTGTGCAAGAGACATCTGAGTTAagccgtaaaattagcttaatattagtatgtctcacaatagtttaaattaaaaatcaaatacaattagaaaaagtgacatttatatACAGTTATACACTTAgtagtacaaaaaaataccttCGCAAATGTACCATGCAAAATAATCAAATTCCTCTTAGGGCAAGCATAGAGTGTTAAACTACAAAATTTCATGGCCTGGACTTCGAATCTCATCCTACGCagtaatttattcatttttcccttattaaaaaaaatctttgaatgtTAAAAGAAAGCCCAGTTAGTTTTGTTTTATGTCATGGGTGTAATTAACttttacctacctattattATCACACAAAAATTCCATCAGACTAAGTTTAACACACTAGGGTAGGGAGGGGAGAAATGGCCAAAAATGGCAAGGTGTTGCTTAAAGTTTCACCATCATTAACATCTTCCTAGTGTCGTACTGGCATTTTTGCTATGGCTCAATTTGGACGCTTGGGGTTTGCTCGGCAACCTAATCCTAAAgctataaaagtatttttgtcATGTAGCCAAATCAATGCTAAATTTACAGTTTAAATGAaatgtgatatttgtatttttaggtTCTTCTAGCTGTATCTTTAGCATTTCACTACTATATATCAATAAGTGTCACAATGACAGCATACACCAGGTTTTGTAGGACAGAGACTTATTTTTTCAGAGTCCCAGGTTGTGAGGCCATCGCTCACCACTGTGCCATCCAGGATATGGATGAGGGTTTCTACAGGCAGTTCCACATTGTTGTCTGTGGTCTCGACTCCATTGTGGCTAGGCGTTGGCTTAACGGCATGCTGATGTCCTTACTTCAGTATAATGATGATGGTAATGATAAAACATGACTAACAAATTATTAGTGTGTGACCGAAATTTCAGTTTCTATTttggcataaaaatcatgtttcgtgGGTTGCTAAACTGCGAAATATTTCTTTTGAGACTGTTTTTGGTAGTGTCCAGCTGAAGTTtgagtttcggtttcggcaggtTAATTTGCCATATAAAACGGACCGCAACTAGTGCAAAACTGAACCTTCGGTTTCGGTCAAGTCAGACATGACAAGTTATTAATATCTGTTAAAGTAGATTTTACCTCAAACAACAAAATATAGTAACTATTACTTGTCAGTCTATTATAGATTGTGCATTTAATGGATGGACTATTATTAAGATATATTAACGGGGAAGAAGTGGCTTCAGGTCGCAAAGAACCGTGACGAGTTgcataaaatgaaggaggcctacacccgAAGGGTAGAGACGGGGTAAAGAGTGAGAGACAGAGAGAAGATATATTAAAAAGTTGTTACtgaattgttaataatattacattggtAACAGACAGCTGCCCCATTATGCATAACAACTTTGTCACACTGCCACTATCAAATAATTGTAAGaggattttattaaataatagaaaaaaaaaaactatcttaCAGGTGTTTCATTTTGAATCCTGTCTAAAATTAAAGACGATATATTCATATACatgttttttatatgtattacatCCTTTTTTTCAGGAACTTTAGACCAAAGCAGCCTGATTCCTCTAGTGGACGGCGGTACTGAAGGCTTCAAAGGAAACGCCCGAGTGATCCTGCCGGGCATGAGCGCATGTATCGAGTGCACACTGGACCTGTATCCACCGCAGGTCACATTCCCGCTTTGCACCATTGCTAATACCCCAAGGTGAACTCAATgttctttattatttaactattcTATGCCCCTCCTGAGGGCTCGAAatatgtacagtgagctgcgaaatagcatggagaaattatgaatgaattcattgataaagtcgccatgcactttgaCAGCTGATGGTACATGTGAAATTTCACTTAATTTTGATCAGCGGTACGCAGTACGCATGAAGAACCAATGGGGAGAGTtactttatctttttttaaatattaacaggAAGTTGGGATATTACTAGGGACTATGCATTCAAAAACTGGTTCATTAAGAGTCTTAGTCAATTTTGGTTGACCATGGTACATGATGTGATGCATAGTTTTACGAGAGGACACATGTAAATTTCAaaagtttacttttattttaacaatgaAAAAACTCCGATTTCCGAAAAGTTTTTGAAATACCTTTGTCTATTACATTCTATCTCTGTCTATTATAATGAATAAACCTTATAAAAGTATCTgccttttgacgcgtagtctgatccgctgcttctgatgctgactgtactagctGCTGTGTATGTGACTGTGTGTGTGATATTTACTGCATATAAAAAAgtgtagattaaaaaaaaaaacttaaaggttaaaataattatcaactaacatctttatttcagatTACCAGAGCACTGTATTGAATATGTAAAGGTACTGCAATGGGCCAAGGAAAACCCATGGGGCAACACCACTGCCCTCGACGGCGACGATCCGCAGCACGTTGCCTGGGTCTTGGAGAAGGCTCAGGAGCGGGCGATGAAGCATGGCATTACGGGAGTGACGTATAGGTTGACGCAGGGTGTGTTGAAGAATATTATACCGGCGGTGGCCAGTACTAATGCGGCTATCGCGGCGGCTTGTGCTACTGAGGTAGGTTTATATTAATTCGCAATTGCCAATGTAAAAATCCGTGGGGCAACACCACTGCCCTCGACGGTGACGTCCGCAGCACGTCGCCTGGGTCCTAAAGGCTCAGGAGCGGAGTGGAGTGACGTATAGATTGACGCAGCGCGTGTTGAAGAATATTTTACCGGAGGTGGCCAGTACGAATGCGGCTATAGGTGCGGCTTGTGCTACTGAAGTAAATTTATGTTCATTCGCAATTACACAACTAAAGtatgaactgtcgcccgcggtatttcctgaccgatacgaccttcatacttttaagaaaagagcgtacgcGCATCTTACAACCCATCTGGTGTTGCGGtagtccatgggcgacggtaattgtgGGAACATAGCTCAAAGTCGGTAATTGCTACcaacttttagtatgttgtAAGTGTTGTATCTCATTCGAATTCCACGGTTACTGAGACCCAATACTGCCGGGAGACAGTGGCGCAAGCCATCTTCAAAgtaatgacgtcatcaaaattgCTCCCGCCTCTTCTCTCCTATGCTGtgacaaaacattacaaaacacgGCTCTTATCTTCTTTTCCAGGTATTCAAACTAGCCTCATCCTGCTGCGTGAACATGAACAACTACATGGTGCTGAACATAGCGGACGGAGTGTACACGTACACGTTCAGCGCCGACCGCCGCGCGGACTGCGTGGCCTGCAGCAACACCACTAGGACGATGGAACTGGAGTCGGCAGCTACCTTACAGACCATACTTACCAAGCTCCAAGAGGACCCCCAGTATCTCATGAAGAGCCCAGGTCAGTTTGTGTTTTAATCCTATCATGTTAAACGGCAGTTGACAGGATTCGGACGCCAGGCGATCGCGATTATTTAAGCAAAATTGAAGTTTACGGAGTTCCGCGTAAGCctctattgcattggcgaagctCTCGACTGTAGCCGGCGTTGGCGTCCTTGTCGACAAGACTCCGCGCGATGACGGCCACGGCCAACTGTGGTggtcaaattgttaaaattttgtTGTGTGCGACAAATTGGTAGTATACGGAAGAAACTTAAAAATCtgattttaatttggtattacTCACAGTGCATTTTGAGCACTCACAACATAAAAAAGTTCACATTTTAAGTCCGGGCTTTGGGTGAGTTAAGGGTTAGATTACCTGACAGATTTTCGTGACCATATCCATCAGATAGAGAATGAAGGACTTCCGAGGCAGCTTTGATCCAGACCAAAGCAATTCATAGTTTCAGAAATTCTGACCTGTGTTCTACGATACAACGTATGGATATGATTGAGCAAGCTCTTAAAGTCGAGTTCAaaagaaaagacaaataatataaacaagtaTGACAGATTTTGACGATTTCGttgtagtgttggttaagactcgagtcctttagAGTCCTctgttttaacccttttccaggcatagtacgatttatcgaccacatacgcgccattagaatttcaactttagcattccgatttaaggttcaaattagattacgcTTTTCatgaaatgttacttgtctcaTAATCATCAAAGCtagattaattggaatataattggattttttgggaaagcCTTGttgattggtgcggcctggaacaCCTCTCGCCTCACTTTTTCAGACTCTTATTAGACGAAACTCGCTTTTCAACTTAGAGTcacgagtcttttgtagagacttgagtccttttcggagaacttataatttttttacaaataacttcgaaatacgttgtctttatgtaaaattcatggatgtacataacataaatcatacaataacgcctatttattttactgtagtTAAGGTAAAAACCTATAAAAAAGTTAACTGATTCTTTATTGGGAGACTCGaatccttttgagttgcgcttaaaaaaagACTcgataaaggactcgactcgggacttaaaagactcagaagttttttaagctctgagtctcgtaaaaacgagttaaattcttcaatttagactcaaaagacttgaGTTCCTACTAACACTATTTCATTGGCATTTGACGTATAACCTAAAATGTTTACAATggttcattgaaatattaataattaacatatattttaattgaaatacataaaaggtttaagtacttatataaaccgttgaaaaaatcatgtttgtccataaaaagtgcgagattacaaagaaatgaaggtaaattggtttgtttacattatttgtcttttctatTAAACTCCATATTACGTAGACAATAGATTTCCATGGCTCGAAGCGAAATGCACAACCCAACCCCTGACAGGTGATAATATAAGATCATGTGTATAATcggtgtacagtcagctgcagagatagttgaccccccccccccccccccccccccctcctgcaaacaaatttcttTGGGGCGAGTCAGTtgtctctgcagctgactgtacaactgtACCTACATTAGTTTGAATTTATCAGAACCGATAAAAGCAATATCAATCTAACTAGTAAAGTTATCcatgtattttttaactttagattttctttttatttcaggCATTACCACTATTATCAATGGGCGCAATAAAACGCTATACATATCTTCAATCAAGAGTATAGAAGAGAGAACAAGAGACAACCTGAGGAAGAAGATAACTGATTTAGGATTATATAATGGGGCTGAACTCCTTGTGGCAGATGTTACTACTCCTAACACAATTACGATAAAGTTGAAACTTACTGAAAATGAAGATGTTGAAATGGCCTAGTTATGTATgtgtaacaaataaaaatgctttttaaatgtttctgAGTTTCTTTTAAATCTTGTACTCGAAAGAAGCatgatgatgttttttttttaggatgAGTAGTTCGGGTGTTAAGCATCTTTCCTTTCCTATGGTCATTAATGTCACCAATCACTATTCAataaatcgtcaggtgacattccaccgaacactgtctatgatcGTGATATGATGAGATTCACTTACTaaccgtgtcttatccaacctcgacactGGTAAGATCATCAATACCTTGATGGAGTCATAACTCAGacacgaaaaatttattgatgaaccaagaaaaaataaacaaaaataaaccttcttttcaaagtcaaagtcaaagtcaaagtcaaaatattctttattcaaataggcctagcaacaagcacttttaaatcgtcaaattttacaaatatcatcttaatctaaatatcagagcaatttattgatgcagttattattgttctaaaaaaaacattgaactattatagatatggtaaacttaataataagaatttcacaaaaagatcgtcaatcatcaaaattgtataaaaatactagtctagaacctttctagaataaaatctaaatgtcaaaaaaatacggtatatatatacattgaattatcaatttcatcattaataacataacaataaataattcattctttacaatcacacttaatcccacggtgtttcatcattcatgtagtcttgtgtgctataataggctttagagataagcttacgttttacataatttttaaatttactaacagacaattcagttataatattaggaagtttattgtaaaatcttacacaattacccatgaatgatttcttaattttatggagcctagtgaagggcactgcgagcttatgcttatttctagtattaatattatgtatttcacagtttttcttaaaactggcaatgtttttatgtacatacagaatattctcataaatatattgacagtgcactgtcattatgttaatgtccttaaacttatctctaagtgtgtctctatggtacattttatatattgcacgaatagccctcttctgcagaacaaaaatggtatttatctctgaagcactaccccatagtaaaataccatatgacataatgctatgaaagtaactaaagtaaactaatcgagctgttttcacgtctgttaactgacggatcttgctcactgcaaaagctgcagaactcagtctattcgagagattagcaatatggggaccccattgtagtttggaatctaaagttataccaagaaaaactgtgctatctactagttccaattcctcatccttgacaatgacacctgtttgctcattccttatgtgacttgtaacaaacttaatgcacttagtctttttctcatttaacaataaattattaacattaaaccaatttactactttagaaatagcattgtttacatcactgcaagcttgttgctgtcgtttgactttgaaaataagtgaggtatcgtctgcaaacaatactatgtcatggtgggtctttacaaggtaaggcaggtcattaatgtagataaggaacaggaacggccccaatattgatccctgcggtacacccatagagaccattTTGGTACTCTTACGGCTTACAATGGCTCTGAACTTGTGGTAAGTAATTAGTGAGGGTTGGTTTTCACCTGGTGGACCTTTGTAGGCAAATGGGCATGTTTAAACCTACTTCTAAGCTGTATGGTAAAATGTATAGGTACTCAgataatttaacataacttaCCCGTTCTGTAAACCACAGCATCTGTTATTGTAACAGTATAATATACTGGTGCAAAATTAAAGTGAACGCTTTCAACCCGGCCAGCTCATTTGCTGACTATCACAAGTATCACATAAAAAAAGGCACAGGTCGCCTTTCATCTTCCAATCTtattagagttccgtagtcaactaggaacccttatagtttcgccatgtccgtctgtctgtctgtctgtccgaggctttgctccgtggtcgttagtgctagaaagctgaaatttggcatggatatataaatcaataaatccgacaaagtcgtacaataaaatctaaaaatttaatttttttagggtacctcccctacacgtaaagtgggggtgacatttttttttcgcttcaaccctagagtgtggggtatcgttggaaaggtctttcaaaactaataggggttttcaagaaacattttttgataaagtgaatatattcggagataatcgcaccgaaagaaaaaaaaaatgtgtccccccccctctaacttttgaaccataggtccaaaaaatatgaaaaaaatcgtggaagtagagcttaagaaagacattaaatgaaaactatagcggacatgatcagtttagctgtttttgagttatcgcaaaaagttttcccttcatagtaaaaagagttactttaattaggtactgattatgcaaatttgcctatttgtttaactcgggtgaaaggtaccgtttcatcccttggttaacaatttactatactttaagctccagtttagcttattgtgacggaagagtaactacggaaccctacactgagcgtggcccgacacgctcttggccggttttatttatttaagctataCTCTGGAGGGTCtctatggagggtagaggtaactGGCAAAAAATCCACTTTGTCCGTAGAAAAAAGCGAAAGATTTGTATGGAAGATCGATCATTAGCACCTACATTTTTCAGATTTGCCGccgttttctactgacaaagctgGCTTGCCAAAGTATAGACCATACAGTCAACTCCATCCGGCACCGTGCGCCGTGCCGTGCGGCGTGTGCGGTGCGTGCGGTACATTCGTTAATCATGTTGTTGGTTTTCATAAACTAAGTTTGGAACAAAtggtcatttattttaaatgaacatCACAGCTTTGATGCTGCCATGattgtacaaaaacaaaataagtgACGCGAAATTTCCTCGCGTCTGATACTTCACAACCGTACCgtgtacaatttaaaaaaaaaacatcaacatGGCGTCTCACCCAAATGTCAAATCTGTCTAATAATTTGACATGAGTCGTGTGTGCGACGCGATTCATTATTTGCGATTTACTAAAGTAATTAAACCAGCAAAAGTGAAATAATCATCACCGAATATTAGTGTAGTTATTATTGTTAAGCAAAGGAACCGATAATTCGCCAAAATGCCGCGTATTATGATAAAAGGCGGCGTTTGGCGCAACACCGAGGTTTGTTATATTCCGATATATCTTCCTGTTATCATTACTTTTATTTGACTAGCAGCGTTTATTGGGtgtgattttattttaggaTGAAATCCTGAAAGCGGCTGTTATGAAATATGGCAAAAACCAGTGGTCTC
Proteins encoded:
- the LOC133520707 gene encoding signal peptidase complex catalytic subunit SEC11A, giving the protein MLDSLFDDVKRMNKRQFIYQVLSFGMIVSSALMIWKGLMVVTGSESPIVVVLSGSMEPAFHRGDLLFLTNYPEEPVRVGEIVVFKVEGRDIPIVHRVLKLHEKSNGTVKFLTKGDNNSVDDRGLYAQGQLWLTKKDVVGRARGFLPYVGMVTIYMNEYPKFKFAVLACLAIYVLVHRE
- the LOC133520706 gene encoding NEDD8-activating enzyme E1 catalytic subunit codes for the protein MAGGENQTSEYLQRRWLNIRKLLERSGPFCHPDFEPSAEILDFIMNSCKILVIGAGGLGCELLKDLALMGFKKIHIIDMDTIELSNLNRQFLFRKNDIGLSKAKCAVEFVNNRVPGCEAIAHHCAIQDMDEGFYRQFHIVVCGLDSIVARRWLNGMLMSLLQYNDDGTLDQSSLIPLVDGGTEGFKGNARVILPGMSACIECTLDLYPPQVTFPLCTIANTPRLPEHCIEYVKVLQWAKENPWGNTTALDGDDPQHVAWVLEKAQERAMKHGITGVTYRLTQGVLKNIIPAVASTNAAIAAACATEVFKLASSCCVNMNNYMVLNIADGVYTYTFSADRRADCVACSNTTRTMELESAATLQTILTKLQEDPQYLMKSPGITTIINGRNKTLYISSIKSIEERTRDNLRKKITDLGLYNGAELLVADVTTPNTITIKLKLTENEDVEMA